A window of Campylobacter ureolyticus contains these coding sequences:
- a CDS encoding toxic anion resistance protein: MNDLVISLKNQKIDYENLVFEDKIDEKLEDEILDKTVELLKKLTNKSEDEIRDILNIITSDEIDKLESSSVLLSNSLLSLEKIENNKTNSISKEILRLNDEFEKINPNNYNFKENKFLSFLPFITKPINRYLSKFKSVKESISSIISNLENSQKLLKEDNLALINDKKQYSEIAISLQRKSIVFKTLMQYLEKNLSNLQSDKKEFYEKSIILNLNKKLRSIYEILAVTRQGIFSTNLLINTNEELIENITNVKVVTKRAIEIGVSMAVCLENQKNVINAVNETKKFANEIILQNSNKMKDQSLEISQISGSSTLGLEVLKASFENIKEAINTMNLAKEQNLNKLRDEIKTFEELTKDFEEKIQKQEKENELKEKFKIGN, encoded by the coding sequence ATGAATGACTTAGTAATTTCATTAAAAAATCAAAAAATTGATTATGAAAATTTGGTATTTGAAGATAAAATAGATGAAAAATTAGAAGATGAAATTTTAGATAAAACAGTTGAGCTATTAAAAAAATTAACAAATAAAAGCGAAGATGAGATAAGAGATATTTTAAATATCATAACAAGCGATGAGATAGATAAGCTTGAAAGCTCATCTGTTTTGCTCTCAAACAGCCTTCTTAGCCTTGAAAAAATAGAAAACAATAAAACAAACTCAATAAGTAAGGAAATTTTAAGGCTAAATGATGAGTTTGAGAAAATCAATCCAAATAATTATAATTTTAAAGAAAATAAATTCTTATCATTTTTACCTTTTATAACAAAGCCAATTAATAGATATTTAAGCAAATTTAAAAGCGTTAAAGAAAGCATTAGTAGTATTATTTCAAATTTAGAAAATTCTCAAAAGCTTTTAAAAGAGGATAATCTAGCATTAATAAATGATAAAAAACAATATAGCGAAATTGCTATTTCGCTTCAAAGAAAAAGCATAGTTTTTAAAACCTTAATGCAGTATTTAGAGAAAAATTTGTCAAATTTACAAAGCGATAAAAAAGAGTTTTACGAAAAAAGTATAATTTTAAATTTAAATAAAAAACTAAGAAGTATTTATGAAATTTTAGCCGTTACAAGGCAAGGAATTTTTTCAACCAATCTTTTAATAAATACAAACGAAGAGTTAATAGAAAATATAACTAATGTCAAAGTTGTAACAAAAAGAGCTATTGAGATTGGTGTTTCTATGGCGGTTTGTTTAGAAAATCAAAAAAATGTTATAAATGCTGTAAATGAAACTAAAAAATTTGCAAATGAGATCATTTTACAAAACTCAAACAAAATGAAAGACCAAAGCCTAGAAATCAGCCAAATATCTGGGTCTTCAACGCTTGGTTTAGAAGTTTTAAAAGCCTCTTTTGAAAATATAAAAGAAGCTATAAATACTATGAATTTAGCAAAAGAACAAAATCTAAACAAACTTAGAGATGAGATTAAAACATTTGAAGAATTAACAAAAGATTTTGAAGAAAAAATCCAAAAACAAGAAAAAGAAAATGAGCTAAAAGAAAAATTTAAAATAGGAAATTAA
- a CDS encoding ABC transporter substrate-binding protein, producing the protein MKNIFKLFLLISFVLNFALAKDVLVVGIENESSRLNPLYDEDHDPALSLLFSGLTKHDENTKVTPDLAKSWEVSKDGLTYTFNLRDDAYWHDGVKFTAQDVKFTIESAKDKKLNAPAISNYEMVKDVEILGDYKIKVTLDTPFPPFLDALSFGMLPKHLLEGKDIATYQFNDNPIGTGPYKFVNWKKGESIEFVANDKFYKGTPKIKKVFLKVVPDANVRLMQLKSGELDAGLIDFSGVQMAKNSKNLNILKFKSADYRALMFNYNNEVLKDRDVRVALNYFIDKNDMVKTLLHTHGSVANNPIENFIKSDKVYEFNPKKGDEILTKAGWKKNKKGIYEKDGKTLSFEIYSFNSDPLRVAMSKVISSELNKYGVDAKAFAKPKTAFKISKVDSFLIGWGSPFDSDFHTYRIFGGFADSDINENGWNYSHYKDAKVDEALKKARSTGDLEERKAYYKEFLDALYENPPYIFIAYLDYNLAYNKNLTGIKTQILGHHGAGFLWNLEEWNFKN; encoded by the coding sequence ATGAAGAATATTTTTAAGCTGTTTTTACTAATATCTTTTGTTTTAAATTTTGCTTTAGCAAAAGATGTTTTAGTTGTTGGGATTGAAAACGAATCAAGCCGTTTAAATCCTTTATACGATGAGGATCACGATCCAGCTTTAAGCCTACTTTTTTCAGGTCTTACAAAACACGATGAAAATACAAAAGTAACTCCTGATCTTGCAAAAAGTTGGGAAGTAAGCAAAGATGGGCTAACTTATACATTTAATCTAAGAGATGATGCTTACTGGCATGATGGAGTTAAATTTACCGCCCAAGATGTTAAATTTACAATAGAAAGCGCAAAAGATAAAAAACTAAATGCACCTGCTATTTCAAACTATGAAATGGTAAAAGATGTTGAGATTTTGGGTGATTATAAGATAAAAGTTACACTTGATACACCTTTTCCACCATTTTTAGATGCGCTAAGCTTTGGTATGCTTCCTAAACACTTACTAGAAGGCAAAGATATAGCAACTTATCAATTTAACGATAATCCTATCGGAACAGGACCTTATAAATTTGTAAATTGGAAAAAAGGCGAAAGCATAGAATTTGTAGCAAATGATAAATTTTATAAAGGCACTCCAAAAATTAAAAAAGTATTTTTAAAAGTAGTTCCTGATGCAAATGTTAGGTTAATGCAACTTAAAAGCGGTGAGCTTGATGCTGGACTAATTGATTTTAGCGGTGTCCAAATGGCTAAAAATAGCAAAAATTTAAATATCTTAAAGTTTAAAAGTGCTGATTATAGAGCTTTAATGTTTAATTATAATAATGAAGTTTTAAAAGATAGAGATGTTAGAGTTGCACTAAATTATTTTATAGATAAAAATGATATGGTAAAAACACTACTTCACACTCACGGAAGCGTAGCAAACAACCCTATTGAAAATTTTATAAAAAGTGATAAAGTTTATGAGTTTAACCCTAAAAAAGGTGATGAAATTTTAACAAAAGCTGGCTGGAAAAAGAACAAAAAAGGCATTTATGAAAAAGATGGCAAAACTTTAAGTTTTGAAATTTACAGCTTTAATTCAGATCCTTTAAGAGTTGCTATGTCAAAAGTTATAAGCTCTGAACTAAACAAATACGGCGTTGATGCAAAAGCTTTTGCAAAGCCAAAAACTGCATTTAAAATAAGCAAAGTTGATAGCTTTTTAATTGGTTGGGGAAGTCCGTTTGATTCTGACTTTCATACATATAGAATTTTTGGAGGCTTTGCAGACAGCGATATAAATGAAAATGGCTGGAACTATAGCCACTACAAAGATGCAAAAGTAGATGAAGCTCTTAAAAAAGCAAGAAGCACTGGGGATTTAGAAGAAAGAAAAGCTTATTATAAAGAGTTTTTAGATGCACTTTATGAAAATCCTCCTTATATTTTTATCGCATATCTAGACTACAATCTAGCATATAATAAAAATTTAACTGGCATAAAAACACAAATTTTAGGCCACCACGGTGCAGGATTTTTATGGAATTTAGAAGAGTGGAACTTTAAAAATTGA
- a CDS encoding amino acid ABC transporter ATP-binding protein, producing MEILKLDNIDKYYGDNHALKGISFGVNKGEVVVILGPSGCGKSTTLRCINGLEAIQGGTMEILGTKIDENFKSWREIRQKVGMVFQSYELFNHLNVMQNIILGPLKVQKRTKDDAMDEARFWLEKVGLKDKENAYPRELSGGQKQRIAIVRSLCMNPEIMLFDEVTAALDPEIVREVLDVMLNLAKEGRTMLIVTHEMAFARAVADKVIFMDKGEIVEISTPEEFFVNPKTDRAKKFLNMFEFKK from the coding sequence ATGGAAATTTTAAAACTTGATAATATAGATAAATACTACGGCGATAACCACGCATTAAAAGGCATTAGTTTTGGTGTAAATAAGGGCGAAGTTGTTGTTATCTTAGGACCTTCTGGATGTGGCAAAAGCACAACTTTAAGATGTATTAATGGACTTGAAGCCATACAAGGTGGCACGATGGAAATTCTAGGCACCAAAATAGATGAAAACTTTAAATCATGGCGAGAAATTCGTCAAAAAGTTGGAATGGTTTTTCAAAGTTATGAACTTTTTAACCATTTAAATGTTATGCAAAATATCATTTTAGGGCCATTAAAAGTTCAAAAAAGAACCAAAGATGATGCCATGGATGAAGCAAGGTTTTGGCTTGAAAAAGTAGGACTTAAAGACAAGGAAAATGCCTATCCAAGAGAGCTTTCAGGCGGACAAAAACAACGAATTGCAATCGTTAGAAGCCTTTGTATGAACCCTGAAATTATGCTTTTTGATGAGGTTACAGCAGCACTTGATCCTGAAATTGTTAGAGAAGTTTTAGATGTTATGCTAAATTTGGCAAAAGAGGGAAGAACTATGCTTATCGTAACACACGAAATGGCTTTTGCAAGAGCAGTAGCAGATAAAGTTATCTTTATGGATAAAGGTGAAATTGTTGAAATTTCAACACCAGAGGAGTTTTTTGTAAATCCAAAAACCGATCGTGCAAAGAAATTTTTAAATATGTTTGAGTTTAAAAAATAA
- a CDS encoding amino acid ABC transporter permease translates to MFDVILNETNFLRLMAGLWITVKISLISIIISLIGGLILGVLMSSKNKFIYIILKIYLEIVRIMPQLVWLFIVYFGLSSIFSFSAITASIVVFSIWGVFEMMDLVRGAVLSIPKHTFESAASLGLKKFQIYIYVIIPLALRRLIPGAINLLSRMIKSTSIVVLIGVVEVLKVSQQIIELNLLTNNYAPLIVYGFVFFLYFAICYPVSKLSKILENRWN, encoded by the coding sequence ATGTTTGATGTCATACTAAATGAAACAAATTTTTTACGTCTTATGGCTGGACTTTGGATCACAGTTAAAATTTCACTTATTTCTATCATAATATCACTCATTGGCGGACTTATTTTGGGTGTTTTAATGAGTTCAAAAAACAAATTTATCTATATAATACTAAAAATTTATCTTGAAATAGTCCGCATCATGCCACAACTTGTTTGGCTTTTTATAGTTTATTTTGGGCTAAGTTCGATTTTTTCATTTTCTGCCATAACAGCTTCAATCGTGGTTTTTAGCATTTGGGGTGTTTTTGAAATGATGGATTTAGTAAGAGGTGCGGTTTTAAGCATACCAAAACACACTTTTGAAAGTGCAGCAAGCCTAGGACTTAAAAAATTTCAAATTTATATTTATGTCATAATCCCACTAGCACTTAGACGCCTTATCCCAGGAGCTATAAACTTACTTAGTAGAATGATAAAAAGCACTTCAATAGTTGTTTTAATAGGCGTTGTAGAAGTCTTAAAAGTCTCTCAACAAATAATAGAGCTAAATTTACTTACAAATAACTATGCCCCTTTAATCGTATATGGATTTGTATTTTTCCTATATTTTGCGATATGTTATCCAGTATCAAAGCTATCAAAAATTCTAGAAAATAGGTGGAATTAA
- a CDS encoding ABC transporter permease, with product MRNKIILFITIILVILAVFSSFIAPFNPNLSDFSNTNLAPNSTHFFGSDFLGRDIFSRTLYGLKNSLIIGTIAGFIATIIAFLYASLSIIKPLQNSLQSGIDAFLSIPNILFILTFASITGGGIISIILVISLFSWMSSAKVFIGRINLLYQSPFIIQSMSFGASKFKVLFYEVLPNLKGLFLSLFAINSAHAISHEATLSFFGMAGDLNMISLGLMINESTNALFMGAWWVAFFPGFMLFLLIFCIVSITPDDKGIKI from the coding sequence ATGCGAAATAAAATCATACTCTTTATTACTATAATTTTAGTAATTTTAGCTGTTTTTTCAAGCTTTATAGCACCTTTTAATCCAAATTTAAGTGATTTTTCTAACACAAATTTAGCGCCTAATTCAACTCATTTTTTTGGAAGTGATTTTTTAGGGCGAGATATTTTTTCAAGAACACTTTATGGACTTAAAAACTCACTTATAATAGGAACAATTGCCGGATTTATCGCAACAATAATTGCATTTTTATACGCTTCACTTAGTATTATAAAACCTTTACAAAATAGTTTGCAAAGTGGAATTGATGCGTTTTTAAGCATACCAAATATTTTATTTATCCTAACTTTTGCCTCAATTACTGGCGGTGGGATTATAAGTATAATTTTAGTAATTTCACTTTTTTCATGGATGAGTTCAGCAAAAGTTTTTATAGGTCGCATAAACTTACTTTACCAATCACCATTTATAATTCAATCAATGAGTTTTGGAGCTAGTAAATTTAAGGTTTTATTTTATGAAGTATTGCCAAATTTAAAGGGACTTTTCTTATCGCTTTTTGCCATAAACTCAGCTCATGCGATTTCACACGAAGCCACACTTAGTTTTTTTGGAATGGCTGGGGATTTAAATATGATAAGTTTGGGACTAATGATAAATGAAAGCACAAATGCTCTTTTTATGGGAGCTTGGTGGGTTGCATTTTTTCCTGGATTTATGCTATTTTTACTAATTTTTTGCATAGTTTCCATAACGCCAGATGACAAAGGCATAAAGATATGA
- a CDS encoding LVIVD repeat-containing protein, translating into MQNPNNGLKKRSIFLIFLIIIIVPLIFMILKYDKNEEKLVKVQKKEIVFDGSDEQIYRKDFKSSVKIPFEVRKMIISHDKTKLFALGHDRDGFAVVDISKLSNLKIEKIYYYPKAKYSVEDTDMKESKDGKFLYLVSPNLGVLKFNAKTYEIVGKFSEKFISKITLLDDIAFLKHKDGLFSLNLKTMEKIGEFKTCQSYNFIEKGDILVFDKNTAYMSDFCGLHILDIKNPDKIKEISVAKDKINPSISLKLSQDKKTLFENSLDGINKYDLSNPLKPLFLDEYVTNARVYNFHLSRGLILANRNKDVKDDVLVPGLDLLNSDFVVIKSYFMPEARVVDGVILNDEIIFKIDVGFDAFIGTI; encoded by the coding sequence ATGCAAAATCCAAATAATGGCTTAAAAAAGAGAAGTATTTTTTTAATCTTTTTAATCATTATAATAGTTCCATTAATTTTTATGATTTTAAAATATGATAAAAATGAAGAAAAATTAGTAAAAGTTCAAAAAAAAGAGATAGTTTTTGACGGAAGTGATGAGCAAATTTACAGAAAAGATTTTAAATCAAGTGTAAAAATTCCTTTTGAAGTGCGTAAAATGATTATTTCACACGATAAAACAAAGCTTTTTGCTTTGGGGCATGATAGAGACGGTTTTGCTGTTGTTGACATCTCTAAACTAAGTAATTTAAAAATAGAAAAAATTTATTATTATCCAAAGGCAAAATATAGCGTTGAAGATACAGACATGAAAGAAAGCAAAGATGGTAAATTTTTGTATCTTGTAAGCCCAAATTTAGGGGTTTTAAAATTTAATGCAAAAACTTATGAAATTGTTGGAAAATTTAGTGAAAAATTCATCTCAAAAATAACTTTGCTTGATGATATTGCATTTTTAAAGCATAAAGATGGACTTTTTAGTTTAAATTTAAAAACTATGGAAAAAATAGGAGAGTTTAAAACTTGCCAAAGTTATAATTTTATTGAAAAAGGCGATATTTTAGTTTTTGATAAAAATACTGCTTATATGAGTGATTTTTGTGGGCTTCATATTTTAGATATTAAAAATCCAGACAAAATAAAAGAAATTTCAGTTGCTAAAGATAAAATAAATCCATCAATATCTTTAAAGCTCTCACAAGATAAAAAAACTTTGTTTGAAAATAGTCTTGATGGTATTAATAAATATGATTTAAGCAATCCTTTAAAACCTTTATTTTTGGATGAATATGTTACAAATGCTAGAGTTTATAATTTTCATTTAAGCAGAGGACTGATTTTGGCTAATAGAAACAAAGATGTAAAAGATGATGTTTTGGTGCCAGGACTTGATTTGTTAAATAGTGATTTTGTGGTCATAAAAAGTTATTTTATGCCAGAGGCAAGAGTTGTTGATGGAGTTATCTTAAATGATGAAATTATTTTTAAAATAGATGTTGGTTTTGATGCTTTTATAGGCACGATATGA
- a CDS encoding amino acid ABC transporter permease has product MDFEFIKEFSPMFVKAAILTIKLAFLGISISIIIGLFIAWIKAHKFKLLSRVCDIYIEISRNTPLLIQLFFLYFALPKLGLKLDGFECAVIGLSFLGGSYMAESFRLGFEAVEKAQVEAGLSLGLSKNQVIFYVILPQAFRISLASISANIIFLIKETSVVSVVALADLVYAAKDIMGIYYMTNEALFMLVISYLIIILPISLALTLLEKRLSYV; this is encoded by the coding sequence ATGGATTTTGAGTTTATAAAAGAGTTTTCGCCGATGTTTGTTAAAGCGGCTATTTTAACAATAAAACTTGCATTTTTAGGTATATCAATAAGTATAATAATTGGACTTTTTATAGCATGGATAAAAGCCCATAAATTTAAACTTTTAAGTAGAGTTTGCGATATCTACATAGAAATTTCAAGAAATACTCCACTTTTGATACAACTTTTTTTCTTATATTTTGCTCTTCCAAAGCTTGGATTAAAACTTGATGGATTTGAGTGTGCGGTTATAGGTCTTTCTTTTTTAGGTGGAAGTTATATGGCTGAGAGTTTTAGACTTGGCTTTGAAGCAGTTGAAAAAGCCCAAGTTGAAGCAGGTCTAAGCTTAGGTTTATCTAAAAATCAAGTTATTTTTTATGTCATCTTACCACAAGCATTTAGGATAAGCCTAGCTTCAATTTCTGCAAACATAATATTTTTAATAAAAGAAACTTCGGTTGTTAGCGTTGTAGCGTTGGCTGATTTAGTATATGCTGCAAAAGATATCATGGGCATTTATTATATGACAAATGAGGCTTTATTTATGCTAGTTATTTCGTATTTAATAATCATTTTGCCAATCTCACTAGCTCTTACACTTTTAGAAAAAAGGTTAAGCTATGTTTGA
- a CDS encoding CsgG/HfaB family protein, which translates to MKNLIFTALIGVVFLCGCASESQRAINVPKVAIANTNYSGQKVSVSIGRFSNQSSYNNGVFSDGEDRLGNQAQTILITSLQQTGRFAVLDRTNLRAMKEESAISKKAQNLKGARYVITGDVVEFGRKTHGDHQLFGILGRGKTQVAYSKVNLNVVDVSTSEVVFSAQGAGEFELSNREVIGFGGTAGYDSTLNGKVLSLSINEAVNNLASAIDSGEWKIK; encoded by the coding sequence ATGAAAAATTTAATTTTTACAGCTCTTATTGGAGTTGTTTTTTTGTGCGGATGCGCAAGTGAGAGCCAAAGAGCAATAAACGTTCCAAAAGTTGCCATTGCAAATACAAATTATAGCGGCCAAAAAGTTTCTGTTTCTATAGGCAGATTTTCAAATCAGAGCTCTTATAATAATGGAGTTTTTAGCGACGGTGAAGATAGACTTGGCAACCAAGCTCAAACTATCCTAATAACTAGTTTGCAACAAACTGGTAGATTTGCGGTTTTGGATAGAACAAATTTAAGAGCGATGAAAGAAGAAAGCGCAATTAGCAAAAAAGCTCAAAACTTAAAAGGCGCAAGATATGTAATAACAGGCGATGTTGTTGAGTTTGGTAGAAAAACTCATGGTGATCATCAGCTATTTGGGATTTTGGGTAGAGGAAAAACACAAGTTGCCTACTCAAAAGTAAATTTAAATGTCGTTGATGTAAGCACTTCGGAAGTTGTTTTTTCAGCTCAAGGCGCAGGAGAGTTTGAGCTATCAAATAGAGAAGTTATTGGCTTTGGCGGAACTGCTGGATATGACTCAACACTAAATGGAAAAGTTTTAAGTCTGTCAATTAATGAAGCTGTAAATAACCTTGCAAGTGCGATAGATAGCGGCGAATGGAAAATAAAATAA
- a CDS encoding ATP-binding cassette domain-containing protein, giving the protein MIEISNLNLFYKKVKILKNIDFAMQKNGCVCIMGESGAGKSMFAKSFIKLFDDEFKLSADKFSVFQNDILSLDGEKLREFRSKICALVFQNAKASFHPLLNVGDNFNLYLKDRISEPKKEAFEILEKLLFDDLNLLWHKFPYELSGGEASRVQIAIALCLKPKVLICDEITASLDAQNQKSIVKIINSLKDELQILFITHQKNVANAVADEFYTMQNGVLKNA; this is encoded by the coding sequence ATGATTGAAATTTCAAATTTAAATCTTTTTTATAAAAAAGTGAAAATTTTAAAAAATATTGATTTTGCAATGCAAAAAAATGGCTGCGTTTGTATAATGGGCGAAAGTGGAGCTGGAAAGTCAATGTTTGCAAAAAGTTTTATTAAGCTTTTTGATGATGAATTTAAGCTAAGTGCAGATAAATTTAGTGTTTTTCAAAATGATATTTTATCCTTAGATGGCGAAAAACTAAGAGAGTTTAGAAGTAAAATTTGTGCTCTTGTTTTTCAAAATGCAAAGGCAAGTTTTCATCCACTTTTAAATGTTGGAGATAATTTTAATCTATATCTTAAAGACCGCATAAGCGAGCCTAAAAAAGAGGCTTTTGAAATTCTTGAAAAGCTTTTATTTGATGATTTAAATTTGCTTTGGCATAAATTTCCGTATGAATTAAGCGGTGGTGAAGCAAGTAGAGTGCAAATTGCAATAGCACTTTGTCTAAAACCAAAAGTTTTGATTTGCGATGAAATAACAGCAAGCCTTGATGCACAAAATCAAAAAAGCATAGTAAAAATCATAAACTCTCTTAAAGACGAGCTTCAAATTTTATTTATAACTCATCAAAAAAATGTGGCAAATGCAGTAGCAGATGAGTTTTATACGATGCAAAATGGAGTTTTAAAAAATGCTTGA
- a CDS encoding ATP-binding cassette domain-containing protein — MLEVKNVDKFYDFKEHINKKTEKIQVLYDINFSLEDGDNLAILGVSGSGKSTLANLLSAVEKPTNGKILLNGENRNLNKKISLIMQTQKLCLNPILRIKTGINLLKKYLHLKFTGSDVKNLFETLNLNQEILQKFPHEISGGEASRIGILKALLIKPDILICDEITAGLDEENKNSVLNVLKKLKQSIIFITHDLEAAKEISKNVLILEKGKIVFFGKFSELKNSEILDKFSQD, encoded by the coding sequence ATGCTTGAAGTTAAAAATGTTGATAAATTTTATGATTTTAAAGAGCATATAAACAAAAAAACAGAAAAAATTCAAGTCCTATATGATATAAATTTCAGCCTTGAAGATGGAGATAATCTAGCAATTTTAGGCGTTAGTGGAAGTGGAAAAAGCACATTAGCAAATTTGCTAAGTGCAGTAGAAAAGCCAACAAATGGCAAAATTTTACTAAATGGAGAAAATAGAAATTTAAATAAAAAAATTTCACTCATCATGCAAACTCAAAAACTTTGCCTAAATCCGATACTAAGGATAAAAACAGGTATAAATTTACTAAAAAAATACTTGCATTTAAAATTTACGGGTAGCGATGTAAAAAATTTGTTTGAAACTTTAAATTTAAATCAAGAAATATTACAAAAATTTCCTCACGAAATTAGCGGTGGCGAGGCAAGTAGAATAGGCATTTTAAAAGCTCTTTTGATTAAGCCTGATATTTTAATTTGCGATGAAATAACCGCTGGGCTTGATGAGGAAAACAAAAACTCAGTCTTAAATGTTTTAAAAAAATTAAAACAAAGCATTATTTTTATAACACACGATTTAGAAGCTGCAAAAGAAATTTCAAAAAATGTCCTTATTTTAGAAAAAGGAAAAATAGTATTTTTTGGCAAATTTAGCGAACTTAAAAATAGTGAAATTTTGGATAAATTTAGCCAAGATTAA
- the rdgB gene encoding RdgB/HAM1 family non-canonical purine NTP pyrophosphatase, with amino-acid sequence MKIILATHNMDKVKEIKDFLKTYEIYALNEILTPFEIEETGKTFKENALIKSKAIFNALDKKQINDFITLSDDSGISLPVLGGKPGIYSARFSGINATDQSNRTKLINELNALNLTKTPAFYTACIAISSKFGDYITHGFMHGFAINEERGNNGFGYDFMFIPNGFDKTVGEIDKETKLKISHRSRGLELMKHILKVLEKRYQI; translated from the coding sequence ATGAAAATAATCCTAGCAACGCACAATATGGACAAAGTAAAAGAGATAAAAGATTTTTTAAAAACTTATGAAATTTATGCTTTAAATGAAATTTTAACACCTTTTGAGATAGAAGAAACTGGAAAAACTTTTAAAGAAAACGCACTTATTAAGTCAAAGGCTATTTTTAATGCATTAGATAAAAAGCAAATTAATGATTTTATTACTTTAAGTGATGATAGTGGAATTTCGTTGCCTGTTTTAGGTGGAAAACCAGGAATTTACTCAGCTAGATTTTCTGGCATTAACGCAACAGATCAAAGCAATAGAACAAAACTAATAAATGAATTAAATGCTTTAAATTTAACCAAAACTCCAGCATTTTACACAGCCTGTATCGCCATATCTTCAAAATTTGGAGATTATATAACTCATGGGTTTATGCACGGATTTGCCATAAATGAAGAAAGAGGAAATAACGGTTTTGGGTATGATTTTATGTTTATTCCAAATGGATTTGATAAAACTGTTGGTGAAATTGACAAAGAAACAAAACTTAAAATTTCACATAGAAGCAGAGGCTTGGAGCTTATGAAACATATCTTAAAAGTGCTTGAAAAAAGATATCAAATTTAA
- a CDS encoding ABC transporter permease encodes MISLILKKAAYSIGLLFILSFLVFSLLYFLPGDVTSAMFSRPEAMSQAMKNQILANLGLDKSLITQYFSWLKNALNLNFGKSFVSGEDIYEMFKTRLINSTVLLIFASFFIFVFSLILGLISAVFKNKFIDTFINLTTFSLMCMPNFWLGLIFIYVFSIALGLLPSSGANYLGVSGISLKHVILPIFAIVLPHLATSVKFIRDIIISNLNTDFIQTLYARGIKNIQIYRLALFGSMSDIVRYFGTMIGGVFAGSYVIESVFSYPGIGELALKSIIAKDYPVVLAAILLSAIFVILANLAAEIISILIDKRNYAK; translated from the coding sequence TTGATAAGTTTAATTCTAAAAAAAGCAGCCTATAGCATTGGGTTGCTTTTTATTTTATCATTTTTAGTTTTTTCACTGCTTTATTTTTTGCCAGGTGATGTAACAAGTGCGATGTTTTCACGTCCTGAAGCTATGTCTCAAGCTATGAAAAATCAAATTTTAGCAAATTTAGGACTAGATAAAAGTCTTATTACGCAGTATTTTTCTTGGCTTAAAAATGCTTTAAATTTAAACTTTGGAAAAAGTTTTGTAAGTGGTGAAGATATCTACGAAATGTTTAAAACAAGGCTTATAAATAGCACTGTTTTATTAATTTTTGCATCATTTTTTATATTTGTATTTTCGCTTATTTTAGGACTAATAAGCGCTGTTTTTAAAAATAAATTTATCGATACTTTTATAAATTTAACAACTTTTTCTTTAATGTGTATGCCAAATTTTTGGTTAGGTCTAATATTTATCTATGTTTTTAGTATAGCTTTAGGTCTTCTTCCAAGCTCAGGAGCTAATTATCTTGGCGTTAGTGGAATTAGCCTAAAACATGTTATTTTACCTATTTTTGCGATTGTTTTACCACATCTTGCTACAAGTGTTAAATTTATAAGAGATATTATAATTTCAAATCTAAACACAGACTTTATCCAAACTCTTTATGCAAGAGGGATAAAAAATATTCAAATTTACCGTCTTGCACTGTTTGGCTCAATGAGTGATATTGTGCGCTATTTTGGGACTATGATAGGTGGTGTTTTTGCAGGAAGTTATGTCATAGAAAGTGTGTTTTCATATCCTGGCATTGGAGAATTAGCACTTAAATCAATAATAGCAAAAGACTATCCTGTCGTACTTGCAGCTATTTTACTAAGTGCTATTTTTGTAATTTTGGCAAATTTAGCGGCTGAAATTATATCAATTTTAATTGATAAGAGAAACTATGCGAAATAA